A DNA window from Onychostoma macrolepis isolate SWU-2019 chromosome 13, ASM1243209v1, whole genome shotgun sequence contains the following coding sequences:
- the nt5c2a gene encoding 5'-nucleotidase, cytosolic IIa isoform X2: MTTSWSDRLQNYAELPANMDGLSMKKYRREVHHRVFVNRSLAMEKIKCFGFDMDYTLAVYKSPEYESLGFDLTVERLVSIGYPQELLNFVYDPAFPTRGLVFDTMYGNLLKVDAYGNILVCAHGFNFLRGPEIRELYPNKFIQRGDTERFYILNTLFNLPETYLFACLVDFFTSCSRYTSCEMGFKDGDLFMSFKSMFQDVRDAVDWVHFKGSLKEKTVENLEKYVVKDAKLPLLLSRMNEVAKVFLVTNSDYKYTDKIMTYLFDFPHGPKAGTPHRPWQSYFDLILVDARKPVFFGEGTVLRQVDTTTGRLKIGTYTGPLQHGIVYSGGSSDIVCDLLGAKGKDILYIGDHIFGDILKSKKRQGWRTFLVIPELAQELHVWTDKSTLFEELQSLDIFLAELYKHLDSSSNERPDISSLQRRIKKVTHDMDMCYGMMGSLFRSGSRQTLFASQVMRYADLYAASFINLLYYPFSYMFRAAHVQMPHESTVEHTHVDINDMESPMATRNRHSIDFRDHECKRHQLTRSVSEINPPHLFPQTPQEITHCHDEDDDEEE, from the exons ATGACAACCTCTTGGAGTGATCGGCTCCAGAATTATGCAGAACTTCCTGCCAACATGGACGGTTTATCCATGAAGAAGTACAGAAGAGAGGTGCATCACAG AGTTTTTGTCAATAGAAGTTTGGCAATGGAGAAGATAAAATGCTTTGGCTTTGATATGGACTACACTCTAGCAG TGTATAAGTCTCCGGAGTATGAATCTCTTGGTTTCGATCTGACTGTGGAAAGACTGGTTTCCATTGGTTACCCACAAGAGCTGCTAAACTTTGTCTATGACCCTGCTTTTCCCACAAG AGGCTTGGTGTTTGATACGATGTATGGAAACCTGCTGAAAGTAGATGCATATGGAAACATCCTTGTGTGCGCTCATGGTTTCAACTTCCTACGTGG tcCTGAGATAAGAGAGCTGTACCCAAACAAGTTCATTCAGCGTGGAGATACTGAGCGATTCTACATCCTCAACACACTTTTCAACCTCCCAG AGACATACCTCTTTGCCTGCCTGGTTGACTTCTTCACTAGTTGCTCCAGATATACAAG TTGTGAGATGGGCTTTAAAGATGGAGATCTTTTCATGTCTTTCAAGAGCATGTTTCAGGATGTCAGAGATGCTGTGGATTGGGTCCATTTCAAG GGCTCACTAAAAGAGAAAACGGTTGAAAACCTGGAGAAATATGTGGTGAAGGAT GCCAAATTACCATTGCTTCTAAGCCGAATGAATGAAGTTGCCAAAGTGTTCCTTGTTACCAACAGTGACTACAAGTACACAGAT AAAATCATGACATACTTGTTTGATTTCCCACATGGTCCAAAA GCTGGTACGCCTCATCGGCCTTGGCAGTCCTACTTTGACCTTATTCTGGTGGACGCCAGGAAGCCAGTGTTCTTCGGGGAGGGCACAGTCCTGAGACAGGTGGACACG ACCACTGGGAGACTGAAGATTGGAACATATACGGGTCCCTTGCAGCATGGCATAGTGTATTCTGGTG GTTCCTCAGACATAGTTTGTGACCTATTGGGAGCAAAAGGAAAGGACATCTTGTACATCGGTGACCACATCTTTGGAGACATCCTGAAGTCTAAGAAGCGTCAGGGCTGGAGAACGTTCCTGGTGATTCCTGAGCTGGCTCAGGAGCTGCATGTGTGGACCGACAAGAGCA CACTGTTTGAGGAGCTACAGAGTCTGGACATTTTCCTGGCAGAGCTCTACAA GCATTTGGACAGCAGCAGCAATGAGAGACCTGATATCAGCTCTCTTCAGAGGAGGATTAAG AAAGTGACCCATGACATGGACATGTGCTATGGGATGATGGGAAGTCTGTTCCGCAGCGGTTCGCGTCAGACGCTCTTTGCCTCTCAAGTGATGCGTTACGCTGACCTGTACGCTGCGTCCTTCATCAATCTCCTGTACTACCCTTTCAGCTACATGTTCAGAGCCGCCCACGTCCAG ATGCCTCACGAGTCCACCGTGGAGCACACTCATGTGGACATCAATGATATGGAGTCGCCCATGGCCACACGCAACCGCCACTCCATCGACTTCAGAGACCATGAGTGCAAGAGACACCAGCTGACCCGCTCCGTAAGCGAGATCAATCCGCCACACCTCTTCCCCCAGACGCCACAGGAGATCACGCACTGCCACGATGAGGATGACGATGAGGAAGAATAA
- the nt5c2a gene encoding 5'-nucleotidase, cytosolic IIa isoform X1: MTTSWSDRLQNYAELPANMDGLSMKKYRREVHHSLPQELAHCHPSMRVFVNRSLAMEKIKCFGFDMDYTLAVYKSPEYESLGFDLTVERLVSIGYPQELLNFVYDPAFPTRGLVFDTMYGNLLKVDAYGNILVCAHGFNFLRGPEIRELYPNKFIQRGDTERFYILNTLFNLPETYLFACLVDFFTSCSRYTSCEMGFKDGDLFMSFKSMFQDVRDAVDWVHFKGSLKEKTVENLEKYVVKDAKLPLLLSRMNEVAKVFLVTNSDYKYTDKIMTYLFDFPHGPKAGTPHRPWQSYFDLILVDARKPVFFGEGTVLRQVDTTTGRLKIGTYTGPLQHGIVYSGGSSDIVCDLLGAKGKDILYIGDHIFGDILKSKKRQGWRTFLVIPELAQELHVWTDKSTLFEELQSLDIFLAELYKHLDSSSNERPDISSLQRRIKKVTHDMDMCYGMMGSLFRSGSRQTLFASQVMRYADLYAASFINLLYYPFSYMFRAAHVQMPHESTVEHTHVDINDMESPMATRNRHSIDFRDHECKRHQLTRSVSEINPPHLFPQTPQEITHCHDEDDDEEE; encoded by the exons ATGACAACCTCTTGGAGTGATCGGCTCCAGAATTATGCAGAACTTCCTGCCAACATGGACGGTTTATCCATGAAGAAGTACAGAAGAGAGGTGCATCACAG CTTACCACAGGAACTGGCCCACTGTCATCCTTCTATGAG AGTTTTTGTCAATAGAAGTTTGGCAATGGAGAAGATAAAATGCTTTGGCTTTGATATGGACTACACTCTAGCAG TGTATAAGTCTCCGGAGTATGAATCTCTTGGTTTCGATCTGACTGTGGAAAGACTGGTTTCCATTGGTTACCCACAAGAGCTGCTAAACTTTGTCTATGACCCTGCTTTTCCCACAAG AGGCTTGGTGTTTGATACGATGTATGGAAACCTGCTGAAAGTAGATGCATATGGAAACATCCTTGTGTGCGCTCATGGTTTCAACTTCCTACGTGG tcCTGAGATAAGAGAGCTGTACCCAAACAAGTTCATTCAGCGTGGAGATACTGAGCGATTCTACATCCTCAACACACTTTTCAACCTCCCAG AGACATACCTCTTTGCCTGCCTGGTTGACTTCTTCACTAGTTGCTCCAGATATACAAG TTGTGAGATGGGCTTTAAAGATGGAGATCTTTTCATGTCTTTCAAGAGCATGTTTCAGGATGTCAGAGATGCTGTGGATTGGGTCCATTTCAAG GGCTCACTAAAAGAGAAAACGGTTGAAAACCTGGAGAAATATGTGGTGAAGGAT GCCAAATTACCATTGCTTCTAAGCCGAATGAATGAAGTTGCCAAAGTGTTCCTTGTTACCAACAGTGACTACAAGTACACAGAT AAAATCATGACATACTTGTTTGATTTCCCACATGGTCCAAAA GCTGGTACGCCTCATCGGCCTTGGCAGTCCTACTTTGACCTTATTCTGGTGGACGCCAGGAAGCCAGTGTTCTTCGGGGAGGGCACAGTCCTGAGACAGGTGGACACG ACCACTGGGAGACTGAAGATTGGAACATATACGGGTCCCTTGCAGCATGGCATAGTGTATTCTGGTG GTTCCTCAGACATAGTTTGTGACCTATTGGGAGCAAAAGGAAAGGACATCTTGTACATCGGTGACCACATCTTTGGAGACATCCTGAAGTCTAAGAAGCGTCAGGGCTGGAGAACGTTCCTGGTGATTCCTGAGCTGGCTCAGGAGCTGCATGTGTGGACCGACAAGAGCA CACTGTTTGAGGAGCTACAGAGTCTGGACATTTTCCTGGCAGAGCTCTACAA GCATTTGGACAGCAGCAGCAATGAGAGACCTGATATCAGCTCTCTTCAGAGGAGGATTAAG AAAGTGACCCATGACATGGACATGTGCTATGGGATGATGGGAAGTCTGTTCCGCAGCGGTTCGCGTCAGACGCTCTTTGCCTCTCAAGTGATGCGTTACGCTGACCTGTACGCTGCGTCCTTCATCAATCTCCTGTACTACCCTTTCAGCTACATGTTCAGAGCCGCCCACGTCCAG ATGCCTCACGAGTCCACCGTGGAGCACACTCATGTGGACATCAATGATATGGAGTCGCCCATGGCCACACGCAACCGCCACTCCATCGACTTCAGAGACCATGAGTGCAAGAGACACCAGCTGACCCGCTCCGTAAGCGAGATCAATCCGCCACACCTCTTCCCCCAGACGCCACAGGAGATCACGCACTGCCACGATGAGGATGACGATGAGGAAGAATAA
- the nt5c2a gene encoding 5'-nucleotidase, cytosolic IIa isoform X3: MFFRVFVNRSLAMEKIKCFGFDMDYTLAVYKSPEYESLGFDLTVERLVSIGYPQELLNFVYDPAFPTRGLVFDTMYGNLLKVDAYGNILVCAHGFNFLRGPEIRELYPNKFIQRGDTERFYILNTLFNLPETYLFACLVDFFTSCSRYTSCEMGFKDGDLFMSFKSMFQDVRDAVDWVHFKGSLKEKTVENLEKYVVKDAKLPLLLSRMNEVAKVFLVTNSDYKYTDKIMTYLFDFPHGPKAGTPHRPWQSYFDLILVDARKPVFFGEGTVLRQVDTTTGRLKIGTYTGPLQHGIVYSGGSSDIVCDLLGAKGKDILYIGDHIFGDILKSKKRQGWRTFLVIPELAQELHVWTDKSTLFEELQSLDIFLAELYKHLDSSSNERPDISSLQRRIKKVTHDMDMCYGMMGSLFRSGSRQTLFASQVMRYADLYAASFINLLYYPFSYMFRAAHVQMPHESTVEHTHVDINDMESPMATRNRHSIDFRDHECKRHQLTRSVSEINPPHLFPQTPQEITHCHDEDDDEEE; encoded by the exons atgtttttcag AGTTTTTGTCAATAGAAGTTTGGCAATGGAGAAGATAAAATGCTTTGGCTTTGATATGGACTACACTCTAGCAG TGTATAAGTCTCCGGAGTATGAATCTCTTGGTTTCGATCTGACTGTGGAAAGACTGGTTTCCATTGGTTACCCACAAGAGCTGCTAAACTTTGTCTATGACCCTGCTTTTCCCACAAG AGGCTTGGTGTTTGATACGATGTATGGAAACCTGCTGAAAGTAGATGCATATGGAAACATCCTTGTGTGCGCTCATGGTTTCAACTTCCTACGTGG tcCTGAGATAAGAGAGCTGTACCCAAACAAGTTCATTCAGCGTGGAGATACTGAGCGATTCTACATCCTCAACACACTTTTCAACCTCCCAG AGACATACCTCTTTGCCTGCCTGGTTGACTTCTTCACTAGTTGCTCCAGATATACAAG TTGTGAGATGGGCTTTAAAGATGGAGATCTTTTCATGTCTTTCAAGAGCATGTTTCAGGATGTCAGAGATGCTGTGGATTGGGTCCATTTCAAG GGCTCACTAAAAGAGAAAACGGTTGAAAACCTGGAGAAATATGTGGTGAAGGAT GCCAAATTACCATTGCTTCTAAGCCGAATGAATGAAGTTGCCAAAGTGTTCCTTGTTACCAACAGTGACTACAAGTACACAGAT AAAATCATGACATACTTGTTTGATTTCCCACATGGTCCAAAA GCTGGTACGCCTCATCGGCCTTGGCAGTCCTACTTTGACCTTATTCTGGTGGACGCCAGGAAGCCAGTGTTCTTCGGGGAGGGCACAGTCCTGAGACAGGTGGACACG ACCACTGGGAGACTGAAGATTGGAACATATACGGGTCCCTTGCAGCATGGCATAGTGTATTCTGGTG GTTCCTCAGACATAGTTTGTGACCTATTGGGAGCAAAAGGAAAGGACATCTTGTACATCGGTGACCACATCTTTGGAGACATCCTGAAGTCTAAGAAGCGTCAGGGCTGGAGAACGTTCCTGGTGATTCCTGAGCTGGCTCAGGAGCTGCATGTGTGGACCGACAAGAGCA CACTGTTTGAGGAGCTACAGAGTCTGGACATTTTCCTGGCAGAGCTCTACAA GCATTTGGACAGCAGCAGCAATGAGAGACCTGATATCAGCTCTCTTCAGAGGAGGATTAAG AAAGTGACCCATGACATGGACATGTGCTATGGGATGATGGGAAGTCTGTTCCGCAGCGGTTCGCGTCAGACGCTCTTTGCCTCTCAAGTGATGCGTTACGCTGACCTGTACGCTGCGTCCTTCATCAATCTCCTGTACTACCCTTTCAGCTACATGTTCAGAGCCGCCCACGTCCAG ATGCCTCACGAGTCCACCGTGGAGCACACTCATGTGGACATCAATGATATGGAGTCGCCCATGGCCACACGCAACCGCCACTCCATCGACTTCAGAGACCATGAGTGCAAGAGACACCAGCTGACCCGCTCCGTAAGCGAGATCAATCCGCCACACCTCTTCCCCCAGACGCCACAGGAGATCACGCACTGCCACGATGAGGATGACGATGAGGAAGAATAA
- the inaa gene encoding internexin neuronal intermediate filament protein, alpha a → MSYGSDNYMSSSYRKIFGETPRFTGSTSRMSNVSSRSSMSSSGFRSHSLSRGSASPAGYYKRSGRSSSFSPVHFDSVDFSQTAVLNNEFKIVRTNEKEQLQGLNDRFAMFIEKVRNLEQHNKVLETELVSLRQRQNEPSRLADLYQQEIRDLRAQVDELNNEKSHILIERDNIEEDLQKLRGKFEDEIRVREEAEQTLRSYKKDVDDATMVRVDLERKVESLLDEINFLRKVHDEEVAELTSMIQAAQISVEVELSKPDLTSALKEIRGQYETLASKNLQSAEEWYKSKFASLNEQATRTNEAMRATREEINDYRRQLQSKTIDIETLRGTNESLERQIREMEDAHNVEVSGYQETIGQLDLDLRNTKSEMARHLREYQDLLNVKMALDIEIAAYRKLLEGEETHFSSGVTFSSTPSITYGYQSRSAFTSPRNPKKEKEEEGHGKSKAGDKREENTAETAVIKKAEKSDNVDVNSN, encoded by the exons ATGAGTTACGGATCAGACAACTACATGTCCTCATCCTATAGAAAGATATTCGGGGAAACCCCTCGTTTCACCGGTTCCACCTCTAGGATGAGCAATGTCTCCTCACGGAGCTCCATGTCTTCCAGCGGCTTCAGGTCCCACTCTCTCTCCCGCGGCAGCGCTTCTCCGGCGGGCTACTACAAGAGATCGGGCCGGTCATCGTCCTTCTCACCGGTGCATTTCGACAGCGTGGATTTCTCTCAAACAGCTGTGTTAAACAACGAGTTTAAAATCGTCCGAACCAATGAAAAGGAACAACTGCAGGGTCTCAATGACCGTTTCGCGATGTTTATCGAGAAGGTGCGCAATCTGGAGCAGCACAACAAAGTGCTGGAGACCGAACTGGTGAGTCTGCGCCAGAGGCAGAACGAGCCGTCCAGACTCGCTGACCTCTATCAGCAAGAGATCCGGGATCTGCGAGCCCAGGTGGACGAGCTGAACAATGAAAAATCTCACATTCTCATTGAACGAGATAATATCGAGGAAGACTTGCAGAAACTTCGAGGCAAGTTTGAGGATGAGATCCGAGTGCGCGAGGAGGCAGAGCAGACGCTCAGATCCTACAAGAAAGATGTGGACGATGCCACCATGGTACGCGTGGACCTGGAGAGAAAGGTCGAGTCCCTCTTGGACGAGATAAATTTTCTGAGGAAAGTGCATGATGAAGAGGTGGCGGAGTTGACTAGTATGATCCAGGCAGCCCAGATATCTGTGGAAGTGGAGTTATCCAAGCCGGATCTGACCTCGGCCCTCAAAGAGATCCGTGGGCAGTATGAAACCCTCGCGTCTAAGAACCTGCAGTCTGCTGAGGAATGGTACAAATCAAAGTTCGCCAGCCTCAACGAACAGGCCACCAGAACCAACGAGGCCATGAGAGCCACAAGAGAGGAGATCAACGACTACAGGAGACAACTACAGTCCAAAACCATTGACATCGAAACCTTGCGAGGCACAAACGAGTCTCTTGAGCGACAGATCCGCGAGATGGAAGATGCACACAATGTCGAGGTCTCAGGTTATCAG GAAACAATTGGGCAGCTGGACCTTGATCTTAGAAATACTAAGAGTGAAATGGCCCGTCACCTCCGGGAGTATCAGGATCTTCTGAACGTCAAGATGGCATTAGACATTGAAATTGCAGCATACAG AAAGCTACTGGAAGGTGAAGAAACCCACTTCAGTTCTGGGGTGACTTTCTCCAGCACACCCAGCATCACTTATGGGTATCAGAGCCGCTCCGCTTTCACCTCACCCCGCAATcccaaaaaagagaaagaagaagagGGACACGGCAAATCCAAGGCAGGAGACAAGCGGGAGGAAAACACGGCAGAAACCGCTGTGATTAAGAAAGCAGAAAAGAGTGATAATGTTGATGTTAACTCAAACTAG